Proteins encoded within one genomic window of Flavobacterium oreochromis:
- a CDS encoding acyl-CoA thioesterase codes for MKIFDIQVRVRYAETDQMGVVYHGNYAQYFEMGRVEWLRNLGVSYKWMEEKGVMLPLVSLSMNYKKPARYDDLLTIRTIFKSQTSVKLEFDYEIYNESDELLTTANSLLVFVDAKTGKPIMPPEYLEGLLNFS; via the coding sequence ATGAAAATTTTTGATATTCAAGTACGTGTTCGTTATGCAGAAACGGATCAAATGGGAGTGGTTTACCACGGTAATTATGCGCAATATTTTGAAATGGGGCGAGTGGAATGGCTTAGAAATCTGGGGGTTTCTTATAAATGGATGGAGGAAAAAGGGGTTATGTTGCCTTTAGTGTCATTAAGTATGAATTATAAAAAGCCAGCACGTTATGATGATCTCTTGACCATTAGAACTATTTTTAAAAGTCAGACTTCTGTGAAGCTAGAATTTGACTATGAAATTTATAATGAATCAGATGAGTTATTAACAACGGCCAACTCTTTATTAGTGTTTGTAGATGCTAAAACAGGGAAACCAATAATGCCTCCTGAGTATTTAGAAGGCTTATTGAATTTTTCTTAA
- a CDS encoding ABC transporter permease encodes MVGLLVKENIKIALSAIRTQFLRTTLTVLIIAIGIMALVGILTVVSVLSNTITKDFTSMGANTFSISQYKDEIKRHKRGKQREKINPIITYSQAESFKQKYNFPFTYTSIFFIATPTAEVKHENKKTDPEVSILGVDENYIANTGFEIIKGRNFSAFDITNNHPVCLLGADFEKKLFANINPLDKIISVRGAKFKVIGILKEKGSSFGNNQDLRVLIPLQLARSLFSSPNINYTISIMTTRKDFLDPAIDHAILKMRIIRKLNPVENDNFGISRSDDLIRRIINLTSYLDISAWVIGIITIFGSSIALMNIMLVSVTERTREIGTRKALGAKRSTIAFQFFMETLVIGQLGGLVGTLGGILIGYGFATLLDFDFVIPWIAIISAFIVCFIVAIISGSYPAFKASKLDPIEALRYE; translated from the coding sequence ATGGTAGGATTATTAGTAAAAGAGAATATAAAAATTGCACTAAGTGCTATTCGTACTCAATTTTTACGAACAACGCTAACGGTACTTATTATTGCCATAGGAATAATGGCACTTGTAGGCATATTAACAGTAGTATCTGTATTAAGTAATACTATTACTAAAGATTTTACTTCTATGGGAGCCAATACATTCTCAATAAGCCAATATAAAGACGAAATAAAAAGACATAAAAGAGGAAAACAACGTGAAAAAATAAATCCTATAATAACTTATTCTCAGGCAGAATCTTTTAAACAAAAATACAATTTCCCTTTTACCTATACTTCCATTTTTTTTATTGCCACACCTACTGCAGAAGTAAAACACGAAAATAAAAAAACAGATCCAGAAGTAAGTATACTGGGTGTTGATGAGAATTACATAGCAAACACAGGTTTTGAAATTATAAAAGGTCGAAACTTTTCAGCCTTTGACATTACTAACAATCATCCTGTATGTTTATTAGGCGCTGATTTTGAAAAAAAACTTTTCGCTAATATTAATCCTTTAGATAAAATTATTAGTGTACGAGGTGCTAAATTCAAGGTAATTGGTATTTTAAAAGAAAAAGGATCTAGCTTTGGAAACAATCAAGATCTAAGAGTTTTAATTCCTTTACAACTTGCTCGTTCCCTTTTTAGTTCCCCGAATATAAATTATACAATTAGCATAATGACTACTCGAAAGGATTTTCTAGATCCTGCAATAGATCATGCTATATTAAAAATGCGGATCATTAGAAAATTAAACCCTGTAGAAAATGATAATTTTGGAATATCCAGAAGTGATGATCTCATTAGAAGAATAATTAATTTAACTTCTTATCTTGATATATCTGCTTGGGTTATAGGAATTATAACCATTTTTGGATCCTCTATAGCACTTATGAACATAATGCTCGTTTCTGTTACAGAACGAACTCGTGAAATCGGAACCCGAAAAGCTTTAGGTGCTAAAAGAAGCACTATAGCATTTCAATTCTTCATGGAAACCTTAGTAATTGGCCAATTAGGAGGATTAGTTGGCACTCTAGGAGGGATATTAATAGGCTATGGATTCGCTACTTTATTGGATTTTGACTTTGTAATTCCCTGGATCGCTATTATTTCTGCATTTATTGTATGCTTTATAGTAGCGATCATTTCAGGCTCTTATCCTGCTTTTAAAGCATCTAAACTAGACCCTATAGAAGCCTTAAGATATGAATAA
- a CDS encoding HAD-IA family hydrolase, with amino-acid sequence MPNASIDDIRTAWNAVITDFPLSRLEFLQKLSHKYKLYLLSNINEIHIAKFEHRVGMTFAREFYQCFEKVYFSSEIGFRKPEKEAFDFILKKHELPPKRTLFVDDEITNIETAASMGMHVWHLQTDTEDVTNLLSKKKSLFNSFLFPKTIILY; translated from the coding sequence ATGCCAAATGCTTCTATAGATGATATACGTACTGCTTGGAATGCTGTTATAACAGACTTCCCTTTATCTCGACTTGAATTTTTACAAAAACTATCTCACAAATACAAACTCTACCTTTTAAGTAATATAAATGAAATACATATTGCTAAATTCGAACATCGTGTTGGAATGACTTTCGCTAGGGAGTTTTACCAATGTTTTGAAAAAGTATATTTTTCATCAGAAATAGGTTTTCGTAAACCAGAAAAGGAAGCTTTTGATTTTATATTAAAAAAACACGAACTACCCCCAAAACGCACCTTATTTGTAGATGATGAGATAACAAATATTGAAACAGCAGCCTCAATGGGCATGCACGTGTGGCATTTACAAACAGACACTGAAGATGTAACAAACTTATTATCAAAAAAGAAATCCCTCTTTAATTCATTTTTATTTCCAAAAACAATAATTTTGTATTAA
- a CDS encoding GNAT family N-acetyltransferase, protein MIRLIKKEDNSEIATLIRSVLDEYKVPKEGTAYEDPQLDTMYETYQMARSAYFVLELSGKIVGCAGVASLQNGTTEVCELQKMYFLPSVRGKGWGTKMMKVCLAKASLLGFEKCYLETLPTMENAQKLYLKSGFVYLSEPMGSTGHSACSVWMLKEL, encoded by the coding sequence ATGATTCGATTAATAAAGAAAGAGGATAATAGCGAAATTGCAACTCTAATTCGATCTGTTTTGGATGAGTATAAAGTACCTAAAGAAGGAACTGCCTATGAAGATCCACAATTAGACACCATGTATGAAACTTATCAAATGGCTCGATCTGCATATTTTGTGTTAGAGCTTTCAGGAAAAATAGTAGGTTGTGCTGGTGTAGCTTCATTACAAAATGGGACTACTGAAGTATGTGAATTACAAAAAATGTACTTTTTGCCCTCTGTAAGAGGAAAAGGATGGGGGACAAAGATGATGAAGGTTTGTCTTGCTAAGGCAAGTTTATTAGGGTTTGAGAAATGCTATTTAGAAACGTTGCCTACTATGGAAAATGCTCAAAAGTTATACCTAAAATCAGGGTTTGTCTATTTGTCTGAGCCTATGGGGTCTACTGGTCATTCTGCTTGTTCTGTTTGGATGTTAAAAGAATTATAA